The region CTTTTTTGTACATGAATTTCTTCCTATAACAGATACTAAAATTTTATGTGATAAGTCAAATCCAGAGGTTAATGAAACTGTGACTTTTAGGGTTAAATGTAATGGTGGAAAAGAAAATTTATATGAGTTTTATCTTATGGAAAATGGCGAATGGAAACTTATGCAAAAATACAGTAGAAAAAATTTTTACTCTTTTATGATATTTAATAGTGGAAGATATAGAGTTTTAGTTTTATGCAAAAGTCAATTTAGTAAATGTTCCTATGAAGATTATGATATAATAGAATTATACGTATGATATATGCTTTATGTAAATAAATTTAACAGGTTTATCTATATAAAGAATTATATGATTAAAACGATAACTAATAAAGTATAAAATTCATTTGAGAGGTGATATTGTGGCTGTAAGCAATGATTCTAATGTCCAAAATGCTCAAAGATTATTGGAGCTTCAGATGATGTATCAGATGTTTCAAAGTTCGACATCCAGTATGTCAGGTGATAGTAGTAGCGGTGGATATAATATTAATCCATTTGAAATGGTAATGAGCAGTCTTATGAGTTCCATAGAGCAACCTGATGGTACATTTGATTCAAGTAAATTGGATAGTATATTTGGTGATAGTGATTTAAGTAATCTTGGGTATAATAAGGGCTATAATATGAATACGAATAAATCAATTGAGTATGCTAAAAATACTATTAATTCGGGAAATGTTTCTATAGATCAGGCAGTAGATGCAGCATCGAAAAAATATGGCGTAGATAAGAAACTTATAATGTCTGTAATAAGGCAGGAGTCTGATTTTGATCCTAACTCAACTTCTGGTGCGGGAGCAGAGGGATTAATGCAGCTTATGCCTGGTACAGCAAGTGAACTAGGAGTATCTAATCCTTATGATGTTAGTCAAAATGTAGATGGTGGAACTAAATATCTTAAAGAACTTTTAAATAAGTTCTCGGATATGAAGCTTGCGGTTGCAGCTTATAATGCTGGTCCGGGAGCAGTTCAAAATAGTGGTGGTAACATAAGTAAACTTCCGTCTGAGACTAGAAATTATGTTTCTAAAGTTTTAGGATATTATAATTCGTAAAATAATTTCCCATAGAAAAATATATTAGTTTTCTATGGGATTTTTAATATATCAAAGGAAAGGAAAAAATATGGAGAGATTGGATAAAGTTATATCAAATATGGGGTACGGATCTAGAAAAGATGTTAAAAAGATAATAAAGAGTGGAAGAGTTCAAATAAATGGCATCGTTATAAAAAATAATAATGAGCAAATAGATCCTGAAAATTCCATTATAAAAATAAATGGTGAAGAAGTAGCATATAAGAAATACATATATTTAATGATGAATAAACCAGATGGAGTAATTTCTGCAACTTTTGATGACCATGATGAAACAGTAATAGACATTCTAGAGGTTCAGCATCAATCCTTTAATCCATTTCCCATAGGTAGATTAGATAAGGACACTGTGGGACTTCTTTTTTTAACTAATGATGGGAACTTAAATCATAGATTGATATCACCTAAGTGGCATGTTAACAAAGTATATTATGCGAAAATAAATTCCGCTGTTGATCAAGGTGACATTGATGCTTTTAAGGATGGTATAGTTCTTGACGATGGATATAAGTGCATGAGTGCTGGACTTGAAATTTTAAATAACTTAGAAAACGAAGCAGAAGTTAAGGTTACCATAAAAGAAGGAAAATATCATCAGGTTAAAAGAATGTTTGAGGCTTTAGGCAAAAAGGTTACTTATCTTAAGAGAACAAGTTTTGGAGGTATAAAGCTTGATGAAAACCTTGAAGAGGGAGAGTACAGAGAACTTACAGAAGACGAATTAAAAAAAATAAGAGAAAAGGTCAAAATGTGATTTGAATTTTTACGTTAACAATTTATTTATAATAAAGTTTAAATCTACTATTGATTTTTTTAAAACTGTTTACTATAATAGGAATGTAAGATAAATAAAAAGAATGAATAGCCCCCTTTTTATTTATTATGACAGCCCAGCCCCAAGGGCTGTCTTTTATTTTGCTTATTATTATTTAAATAAAGCTGCATTATATTAAGATTTAAGGTGAAAATGGTAAAAAACTTTTGTGGAATTTTTAAATAAATAATGATAAAATTATGCTATAGTTTTGAAAGAGGTGTGTACCATGTCCCAATTTGAATCAAAATTACAAAGTGAAACTGTAGATTTTTTATGTGATGCAATATTAACTCTAAAAAACAGAGAAGAATGTTATAGATTTTTTGATGATATTTTTACTATAAATGAAATTAAAACTATAGAACAAAGACTTCAGGTAGCTAAGATGCTGAAGGGAAAACATACATATTCTGATATTTCAGATAAAACAGGAGCAAGTACGGCAACTATAAGTAGGGTAAATCGGTGCATTAATTATGGCAGTGATGGATATAATATAGTTTTAAAAAGATTAAAAAATAAATGATATATAAGTAAAAAATCAGTATGAGCAGATTAACTTATACTGATTTTTGTTTGTGGTGATTAAATATTTTTTTAAATGTTATAATATAAAATAAGATAGTATATTAAGGAGTGGAGTAATTTATGGATTTAAAAAAACTGCTTAATGATGAACAATATAAAGCGGCAACTCATATAGATGGACCTATTCTCATATTAGCAGGCGCTGGAAGTGGAAAAACGAGAGTACTTACATATAGAATAGCGCATATGATTGAGGATATTGGAATTTATCCATCTCAAATTTTAGCAATAACGTTTACTAATAAGGCAGCTAAGGAAATGAAGGACAGGGTTAGAGCACTTGTAGGTGGAAATGAAGTTGATAATATGTGGATATCTACATTCCATTCTTCATGTGTAAGAATATTAAGACGAGAAATTGATAAGATAGGATACAATAAAAACTTTACTATATATGACAGTGATGATCAGAAAATTTTAATTAGGGAATGTATTAAACAAATAGGAATAAATGAAAAGGATATAACAGCAAAAGAAATAACATCTAAAATAGGATCTGCAAAGGATAAATTGATAACTGCAAATCAGTATAAAAATCAAAACAGTGATAATTTTAAGCTAAATAAAATAGCTGATGTATATTTAATGTATCAGAAAAAACTTAAGGAAAATAATGCTCTGGATTTCGATGATTTGATATTTAAAACAGTAGAATTATTTAATAAGTGTCCAGAAGTTTTAGCTTTTTATCAAAGAAAATTCAAGTACATAAT is a window of Clostridium pasteurianum DNA encoding:
- a CDS encoding lytic transglycosylase domain-containing protein, which produces MAVSNDSNVQNAQRLLELQMMYQMFQSSTSSMSGDSSSGGYNINPFEMVMSSLMSSIEQPDGTFDSSKLDSIFGDSDLSNLGYNKGYNMNTNKSIEYAKNTINSGNVSIDQAVDAASKKYGVDKKLIMSVIRQESDFDPNSTSGAGAEGLMQLMPGTASELGVSNPYDVSQNVDGGTKYLKELLNKFSDMKLAVAAYNAGPGAVQNSGGNISKLPSETRNYVSKVLGYYNS
- a CDS encoding pseudouridine synthase — encoded protein: MERLDKVISNMGYGSRKDVKKIIKSGRVQINGIVIKNNNEQIDPENSIIKINGEEVAYKKYIYLMMNKPDGVISATFDDHDETVIDILEVQHQSFNPFPIGRLDKDTVGLLFLTNDGNLNHRLISPKWHVNKVYYAKINSAVDQGDIDAFKDGIVLDDGYKCMSAGLEILNNLENEAEVKVTIKEGKYHQVKRMFEALGKKVTYLKRTSFGGIKLDENLEEGEYRELTEDELKKIREKVKM
- a CDS encoding YerC/YecD family TrpR-related protein, whose protein sequence is MSQFESKLQSETVDFLCDAILTLKNREECYRFFDDIFTINEIKTIEQRLQVAKMLKGKHTYSDISDKTGASTATISRVNRCINYGSDGYNIVLKRLKNK